The following coding sequences lie in one Apium graveolens cultivar Ventura chromosome 1, ASM990537v1, whole genome shotgun sequence genomic window:
- the LOC141714368 gene encoding secreted RxLR effector protein 161-like, with protein sequence MVVRSLEIEKDPFHPRKQDEETLAPEVPYLSAIGALMYLANNTQPDIAFAVNLLARFSSDPPKRHWDGIKHIFRYLRGTIDLGLFFPNNSRSRLVGYADAGYMSDPHFGRSQTGYLFTYCDTAISWKSTKQTMAATSSNHAELLAIHEANRECIWLRSVIQHIRESCELSSISDSPTVLFEDNSACIKQLKE encoded by the coding sequence ATGGTTGTTCGATCACTCGAGATTGAAAAAGATCCTTTCCATCCTAGAAAACAAGATGAAGAGACTCTTGCACCTGAAGTTCCATATCTCAGTGCAATTGGCGCTCTCATGTATCTTGCAAACAACACACAACCTGATATTGCATTTGCAGTGAACTTGTTGGCAAGATTTAGTTCTGACCCTCCTAAAAGGCATTGGGATGGAATAAAACATATATTCAGATATCTTCGAGGGACAATCGATCTTGGACTATTCTTCCCAAACAATTCAAGATCACGGCTAGTTGGATATGCAGATGCTGGATACATGTCGGATCCTCATTTTGGGCGATCACAAACAGGTTACCTATTTACATATTGTGATACTGCTATCTCTTGGAAGTCTACAAAACAGACTATGGCCGCAACTTCATCAAACCACGCAGAGTTACTAGCAATTCATGAAGCAAACAGAGAATGTATTTGGCTAAGGTCGGTCATTCAACATATTCGAGAATCATGTGAATTATCAAGTATTTCAGACAGTCCTACAGTTTTATTCGAGGATAACTCGGCCTGCATCAAACAACTTAAGGAATGA
- the LOC141674610 gene encoding uncharacterized protein LOC141674610, producing MATDNPSIPPPTLDQYPELILGAIEAVDDKNGANTAAISRHIESMYGELPAAHSTLLSHHLNRMKQNGELDLFKGNYMKPDPTRTSRRGPGRPPKEKISLAGDVASPSKKRGRPAKVVTSEGEAPATSPRPRGRPKSVVKEVKVSVSGRPRGRPAKAVNPAGLVSVKRSRGRPAKANSVGQSTPLPSQRRGRPRKSIVTTISKTSSRPRGRPPKKVDSGGPILLPHPRGRPSKKALESNDKATALSPRPRGRPPKKPESETTVTLSRPRGRPPKKNVDSESSLSFPKSITPSLSGRKRGRPKIEKSGDQPSGLKRGRGRPAKVKPMELVVEMLN from the exons atgGCTACTGATAATCCCAGCATCCCTCCCCCCACTCTCGATCAATATCCAgag CTGATTTTGGGAGCAATTGAAGCTGTAGATGACAAAAATGGAGCCAACACTGCGGCGATATCGAGACATATCGAATCGATGTACGGTGAATTACCAGCAGCGCATTCAACTTTACTCTCACATCATCTGAACAGAATGAAGCAGAACGGTGAGCTCGATTTGTTCAAAGGCAACTACATGAAACCCGACCCGACCCGAACCTCTCGCCGCGGTCCCGGAAGGCCTCCGAAGGAGAAAATCTCGCTGGCTGGTGATGTGGCGTCGCCGTCGAAGAAGCGTGGCCGGCCGGCGAAGGTTGTGACTTCTGAAGGTGAAGCTCCGGCGACCTCGCCTCGTCCACGTGGCAGGCCGAAGAGTGTGGTTAAGGAGGTGAAAGTTTCGGTGTCAGGGCGTCCACGTGGCAGGCCGGCGAAGGCTGTGAATCCGGCCGGTTTGGTTAGTGTGAAGCGTTCACGTGGCCGTCCGGCGAAGGCGAATAGTGTTGGTCAATCAACCCCTTTGCCTTCGCAGCGTCGTGGCAGGCCTCGTAAGAGTATCGTTACGACGATATCAAAGACATCGTCTCGTCCACGTGGCAGGCCACCTAAGAAAGTCGATTCAGGTGGTCCTATTCTATTGCCACATCCTCGTGGCAGGCCATCAAAGAAAGCATTAGAGTCTAATGACAAGGCTACTGCATTGTCGCCACGTCCCCGTGGTAGACCTCCTAAGAAACCAGAGTCGGAAACTACTGTGACATTGTCTCGTCCTCGTGGTAGACCTCCAAAGAAGAATGTGGATTCGGAAAGTTCTTTATCATTTCCTAAGTCAATTACTCCGTCTTTGAGTGGAAGGAAGCGGGGGAGGCCAAAGATTGAGAAATCGGGTGATCAGCCTTCGGGACTAAAGAGGGGAAGAGGAAGGCCAGCTAAGGTGAAACCAATGGAACTGGTTGTGGAGATGCTTAATTAA
- the LOC141674604 gene encoding pectinesterase-like has translation MDRIASVSTFLFICLLVFAPTMVVHGATGSLCSHTPYPELCTSSMISSKLVEETTSFLVHRDSALSATMAQAVQAHRLISDLDTSSYEERAKSAWADCLEHYEDSINQLNRSMSITNPNKDNNDVQTWLSSALTNHQTCQDGFADFNLSNTYLNSFPVNNFTKFLGNSLAINKAVMASQTSGLSSQNPKGRHLLAHDLPDWISISDRKLLQATAPKPDLVVAQDGSGNYRTISQAVAAAKTGNKRFVIYVKKGVYKENVEIKKSMKNLMLVGDGIDATVVTASKSNADGATTFRSATFAASGDGLIVRGMTFENTAGPQSHQAVAVRSGSDLSVFYSCSFKGYQDTLYVYSQRQFYRNCDIYGTVDFIFGNAAAVLQNCNIYVRKPMSNQFNTVTAQGRTDPNQNTGIVLHNCRVTAGSDLKAVQGSFKTYLGRPWKQYSRTVVIKSILDSLIDSTGWLPWSGDFALKTLYYGEFMNTGNGAGTGGRVKWPGYHVITGVQEAGRFSVGSFLNGNSWLAATGVPFTSGL, from the exons ATGGATCGCATTGCTAGTGTCTCAACTTTTCTTTTTATTTGCCTACTTGTGTTTGCTCCAACTATGGTTGTACATGGAGCCACGGGATCACTTTGTAGCCATACACCCTATCCCGAATTATGCACTTCTTCCATGATTTCTAGTAAACTTGTTGAAGAAACGACCTCGTTTCTAGTGCACCGTGACTCTGCACTTTCCGCCACAATGGCTCAGGCCGTACAAGCCCACAGGCTCATATCAGATTTGGACACAAGCTCCTACGAAGAGCGTGCCAAGTCCGCTTGGGCTGATTGTTTGGAACATTATGAGGATAGTATAAACCAGCTCAACCGTTCAATGTCTATAACTAATCCCAACAAGGATAATAATGATGTCCAAACTTGGTTAAGTTCAGCACTTACCAACCACCAAACATGCCAAGATGGTTTTGCAGATTTCAACTTATCTAATACTTATTTAAATTCCTTTCCCGTAAATAATTTCACAAAATTCCTTGGCAACTCTCTCGCCATAAATAAAGCTGTAATGGCTTCACAAACTTCCGGACTATCTAGTCAAAATCCAAAAGGGCGGCACTTGCTAGCTCATGATCTGCCGGATTGGATTTCTATCAGTGATCGCAAGCTTCTTCAGGCTACAGCACCAAAACCTGATCTAGTGGTTGCCCAAGATGGGTCAGGTAATTATAGGACCATTTCTCAAGCTGTGGCCGCAGCAAAGACTGGAAATAAGAGATTTGTTATATATGTGAAGAAAGGAGTGTACAAAGAGAATGTGGAgatcaagaaatcaatgaagaattTGATGCTTGTTGGAGATGGAATTGATGCTACAGTTGTAACTGCAAGTAAAAGTAATGCAGATGGCGCCACGACCTTTCGCTCAGCAACCTTTG CTGCTTCAGGAGATGGATTGATTGTCCGGGGAATGACTTTTGAAAACACAGCCGGTCCACAAAGTCACCAAGCAGTTGCGGTGAGATCTGGCTCCGATTTATCAGTTTTCTACAGCTGCAGCTTCAAAGGTTATCAAGATACTCTCTACGTATACTCACAACGCCAATTCTATCGCAACTGTGACATTTATGGAACCGTGGACTTCATTTTCGGTAATGCTGCTGCAGTTCTGCAGAACTGTAACATCTATGTGAGAAAACCAATGAGCAATCAGTTCAACACAGTAACAGCACAAGGCAGGACAGATCCTAATCAAAATACGGGTATTGTGTTGCATAATTGTCGGGTCACAGCAGGTTCAGATTTGAAAGCAGTTCAGGGTTCGTTTAAGACTTATCTTGGAAGACCATGGAAGCAATATTCAAGGACAGTGGTAATAAAAAGTATCCTGGATAGCTTGATTGATTCAACCGGATGGCTCCCATGGAGTGGCGATTTTGCTCTCAAAACGTTGTATTATGGCGAATTTATGAATACCGGAAATGGTGCAGGAACTGGAGGGAGGGTAAAATGGCCAGGGTATCATGTTATAACAGGTGTTCAGGAGGCTGGAAGATTTTCTGTGGGGAGCTTTTTAAATGGAAATTCATGGCTAGCTGCCACTGGAGTGCCATTTACATCTGGATTGTGA